A window from Candidatus Arthromitus sp. SFB-rat-Yit encodes these proteins:
- a CDS encoding UDP-N-acetylmuramoyl-tripeptide--D-alanyl-D-alanine ligase, producing MILNIEEIVKCVSGNLLIKGTYCEFNKISIDTRTINGEDIFLAISGENFDGNKYIFDAIKEGVKLCIIDKDYFSYKEFELYDVSVVLVDSTLDALKKLAIYVRSKLDIDLIAVTGSVGKTTTKDLIYDFLSSNYKVYKNFGNFNNHLGMPISLINIDDDAEIGVFEVGMNNLGEIDYLVNILRPHIGVITNIGVSHIEFLKTKENILKAKMEIVNYFNHNDILIVNYEDDLLKSINSSDFLINRVGFSKDCCDMYAVNEDVSLNGIKFDVLYNGEEEGVSLPLKGKHNILNSLIAFKLCEIFNIPMDVLRNKFNSLTPASMRQEIINYKNITIINDCYNASLNSMKSAIDILSLYKNEKVGIFGDMGEAGEFAEEYHREVSRYANEKIDKLIAVGKFRNEYCSNFKNKEKCFQFENLDELRNNIEQILNGNETILIKASRSAKFERVLDIIRDIF from the coding sequence ATGATTCTTAACATTGAGGAAATTGTTAAATGTGTTTCAGGTAATTTATTAATAAAGGGTACATATTGTGAATTTAATAAAATTTCTATTGATACGAGAACCATAAATGGCGAAGATATATTTTTGGCAATAAGTGGAGAGAACTTTGATGGAAACAAATATATTTTTGATGCTATAAAAGAAGGCGTTAAACTTTGTATTATTGATAAGGATTATTTTTCTTACAAAGAATTTGAACTATATGATGTTTCAGTTGTGTTGGTTGATAGTACTCTCGATGCACTTAAAAAACTTGCTATTTATGTAAGATCAAAATTAGATATAGATTTAATAGCTGTAACGGGATCGGTAGGTAAGACAACTACAAAGGATTTAATTTATGATTTTTTATCTTCAAATTATAAAGTTTATAAAAATTTTGGAAATTTTAACAATCATTTAGGTATGCCAATATCTCTTATTAATATTGATGATGATGCTGAAATTGGCGTGTTTGAAGTTGGTATGAATAATTTAGGTGAAATTGATTATCTAGTTAATATTTTAAGACCACATATTGGGGTTATAACAAATATTGGAGTGAGTCATATAGAGTTTTTAAAAACTAAAGAAAATATACTCAAAGCTAAAATGGAGATAGTAAATTATTTTAATCATAATGATATTTTAATTGTAAATTATGAAGATGATCTCTTGAAGTCAATTAACTCATCGGATTTTTTAATTAACAGAGTTGGTTTTTCAAAAGATTGTTGTGATATGTATGCTGTTAATGAAGATGTATCTTTAAATGGAATTAAGTTTGATGTCCTATATAACGGAGAAGAAGAAGGTGTTTCATTACCTCTTAAAGGTAAACATAACATATTAAATTCTCTAATCGCTTTTAAGCTTTGTGAAATTTTTAATATTCCTATGGATGTGCTTAGAAATAAATTTAATTCGCTAACTCCAGCTAGTATGAGACAGGAGATTATTAATTATAAAAATATTACAATAATAAATGATTGCTATAACGCAAGTTTAAATTCCATGAAAAGTGCTATAGATATACTTTCGTTATACAAAAATGAAAAAGTAGGTATTTTTGGTGATATGGGAGAAGCAGGAGAGTTTGCAGAGGAATATCATAGAGAAGTTTCTAGATATGCCAACGAAAAGATAGATAAATTGATAGCTGTTGGAAAATTTAGAAATGAATATTGTAGTAATTTTAAAAATAAGGAAAAGTGTTTTCAGTTTGAAAACTTAGATGAACTTAGAAATAATATAGAGCAAATATTAAATGGAAATGAAACGATACTTATAAAAGCTTCACGTTCAGCGAAGTTTGAAAGAGTGTTGGATATTATAAGAGATATATTTTAA
- a CDS encoding UDP-N-acetylmuramoyl-L-alanyl-D-glutamate--2,6-diaminopimelate ligase: MKVSELFKSFDYRVISGNDDVDINKITDNTNDILDGDLFFCIRGYNFDGHNFIDLALSKGSKVIVVDSKYKLNFDFGNNVTLICVNDTRKALSIAAINFYGRPHEKFKILGVTGTNGKTTTTYILREIFSNAGFKTGVIGTISNFINDRKIKAEGTTPGALQLNYLLSEMVKDGVEYCFMEVSSHALELDRVYGIKFDYGIFTNLTQDHLDFHKNFSEYFNAKFKLFENSERIIINRDDEYGKKIIDKIPSNVITYGIEENMNDFVAKDIVLNDNSTEFVVCDKFGNRYNFDYNLVGKFNVYNAIPCIAIAINEGISINVIKESLKNIFVVGRLENVSKKYGLNCDIYLDYAHTPDGLKNCICTLRNIAKGRIICVVGCGGDRDKEKRPQIGKIATELSDYVYITSDNPRSEDPESIINDIVSGVNKSNYEVVISRFDAIKKSIKNRKTNDIILIAGKGHEDYQILKNKVIHFDEREVIDEILKEK; the protein is encoded by the coding sequence ATGAAAGTATCAGAATTATTTAAATCATTCGATTATAGAGTCATTTCTGGAAATGATGATGTAGATATTAATAAAATAACTGACAACACAAACGATATTTTAGATGGAGATTTATTTTTTTGTATAAGAGGATATAATTTTGATGGTCATAATTTTATCGATTTAGCCTTATCAAAAGGATCTAAAGTTATAGTTGTTGACAGTAAATACAAGCTGAATTTTGATTTTGGGAATAATGTTACTCTGATTTGTGTTAATGATACTAGAAAGGCATTATCAATAGCAGCTATAAATTTTTATGGTAGACCACATGAAAAATTTAAGATACTTGGTGTTACAGGAACGAATGGAAAAACGACTACGACATATATACTTAGAGAAATTTTTAGTAATGCTGGATTTAAGACAGGAGTTATAGGAACAATAAGTAATTTTATTAATGATAGAAAGATAAAGGCTGAGGGTACAACTCCAGGAGCTTTGCAATTAAATTATTTATTGAGTGAAATGGTTAAAGATGGTGTTGAGTATTGTTTTATGGAAGTTTCATCACATGCTTTAGAACTTGATAGGGTTTATGGAATTAAATTTGATTATGGTATATTTACAAATTTAACTCAAGATCATTTAGATTTTCACAAAAATTTCTCAGAGTATTTTAATGCTAAGTTTAAATTGTTTGAAAACAGTGAAAGAATCATTATAAATAGGGATGATGAATATGGGAAAAAGATAATTGATAAAATTCCCTCTAATGTTATTACATATGGAATTGAAGAAAACATGAATGATTTTGTTGCAAAAGATATTGTACTTAACGATAATTCAACAGAATTTGTTGTATGTGATAAATTTGGAAATAGATATAATTTTGATTATAATCTTGTAGGAAAATTTAATGTGTATAATGCAATACCGTGCATTGCTATAGCTATCAATGAGGGAATTTCAATAAATGTGATTAAAGAAAGTTTAAAAAATATTTTTGTAGTTGGAAGACTCGAAAATGTTTCAAAAAAATATGGGTTAAATTGCGATATTTATTTAGATTATGCGCATACGCCTGATGGGCTTAAAAATTGTATCTGTACTCTAAGAAATATTGCCAAAGGAAGAATTATTTGTGTAGTGGGATGCGGTGGGGATAGAGATAAAGAAAAGCGTCCACAGATTGGTAAGATTGCAACAGAACTTAGTGATTATGTATATATAACTTCTGATAATCCAAGAAGTGAAGATCCAGAAAGTATAATAAATGATATCGTATCAGGCGTTAATAAGTCGAATTATGAAGTTGTGATAAGTCGATTTGATGCGATAAAAAAATCTATAAAAAATAGAAAAACTAATGATATAATTTTGATAGCAGGTAAAGGACATGAGGACTACCAAATATTAAAGAATAAGGTTATACATTTTGATGAAAGAGAAGTAATTGATGAAATATTAAAAGAAAAATAA
- a CDS encoding stage V sporulation protein D: protein MKHKFTDRFMMKKRALVTMFIFYFLILVILVNLFRVMIIKGDEYYAIAENQWTSSVKIQARRGAILDRNLKELAVSANVYRVDLDLKTIREYLEKNSLTYEDIAPKIAASLEMDEQKVLRVLNTKDSKGNPAGSAYLIRRVEKQKVDKVQELNISGIIVSPDTKRYYPNNAYLSHVLGSTDIDGRGLTGIELMYDDELTGVDGFRIVELDAKSRDLPYSISEYIEPIDGKNVVLTIDEKIQFFAEKVAKQALDDNNAKAVSVIVMNPENGEILAMVNKPDFNPNTVRDEVATYDELQKLWRNRAVNDIYEPGSIFKIITAIAAIEEGLVSESDTFVCNGHKEVGGRIIHCWKRTGHGTLDFRGVLQNSCNVGTMEIGEKLGAETLNKYIEKFGFGQKTGLDLSGEARGIIKKVDNISTVDLATISFGQTNTTTPIQFLAAVNAVANDGVWVKPHFMKEISHYDNEFNYVVDKKFEDYSERRVVSEESSVLMRDILESVISEGSGSRAFIEGYEIAGKTGTAQKVDTETGTYGVGKYISSFVGFAPASDPKVSIFISIDEPSAGEYYAGVITTPVARQLFSDIFNYLAIDVKSTDEEIRKSLLKDVIVPEIREFSVKDGQQLLKDLNLDYETVGEGEKIVDITPKPGYSVKEGTKIIIYKGDSAQIDRQVLMPHLYGYSKQGVMEILDSIGLKYNISGEGLLVSQSIEAGKIVEKGDVVDLIFSVRDLH, encoded by the coding sequence ATGAAACATAAGTTTACTGATAGATTCATGATGAAGAAAAGGGCATTAGTGACTATGTTTATATTTTACTTTTTGATATTAGTCATTTTAGTGAATCTTTTTAGGGTTATGATTATAAAAGGTGATGAATATTACGCAATAGCAGAAAATCAATGGACTAGTTCAGTGAAAATTCAAGCGAGGAGAGGGGCGATTTTAGATAGAAATTTAAAAGAGTTGGCTGTTAGTGCTAATGTTTACCGTGTAGATTTAGATTTAAAAACTATACGTGAATATTTGGAAAAAAATTCTTTAACATATGAAGATATTGCACCTAAAATAGCTGCTTCTTTAGAAATGGATGAGCAAAAAGTTTTAAGAGTATTAAATACCAAAGATAGTAAAGGTAATCCAGCAGGTTCAGCTTATTTGATAAGAAGGGTTGAAAAGCAAAAAGTAGATAAAGTTCAAGAGCTTAACATATCAGGAATAATTGTTTCACCTGATACAAAAAGATATTATCCAAACAATGCGTATTTATCTCATGTACTTGGATCAACTGATATTGATGGAAGAGGTCTCACGGGGATTGAACTTATGTATGATGATGAGCTTACAGGTGTTGATGGATTTAGAATAGTTGAGCTTGACGCAAAATCAAGAGATCTACCTTATTCTATAAGTGAGTACATAGAGCCTATTGATGGTAAAAATGTAGTTTTGACAATCGATGAAAAAATACAGTTCTTTGCTGAAAAAGTTGCAAAGCAGGCGCTTGATGATAATAATGCAAAGGCAGTTTCGGTTATTGTTATGAATCCTGAAAATGGTGAAATTCTTGCGATGGTTAATAAGCCAGATTTTAACCCTAATACTGTTAGGGATGAAGTTGCAACTTATGATGAACTTCAAAAGCTCTGGAGAAACAGGGCAGTTAATGACATTTATGAACCTGGATCTATATTTAAAATTATTACTGCGATCGCAGCCATTGAGGAAGGACTCGTTTCTGAATCAGATACTTTTGTTTGCAATGGTCATAAGGAAGTTGGAGGAAGAATTATACATTGTTGGAAGAGAACAGGTCATGGAACTTTAGATTTTAGGGGAGTTCTCCAAAATTCATGCAATGTTGGGACTATGGAAATTGGTGAAAAACTTGGAGCAGAAACATTGAACAAGTATATAGAAAAATTTGGATTTGGTCAAAAGACTGGATTAGATTTATCTGGAGAGGCTAGAGGAATTATAAAGAAAGTTGATAATATATCAACAGTTGATCTTGCAACAATTTCATTTGGTCAAACAAACACAACTACGCCTATTCAATTTTTAGCTGCTGTTAATGCTGTTGCGAATGATGGGGTTTGGGTTAAACCACATTTTATGAAAGAAATTTCTCATTATGATAATGAGTTTAATTATGTTGTTGATAAAAAATTTGAAGATTATTCTGAAAGACGTGTTGTAAGCGAAGAAAGCTCAGTTCTTATGAGAGATATACTTGAATCTGTTATATCTGAGGGTTCTGGGTCAAGAGCTTTTATTGAGGGTTATGAAATAGCTGGTAAAACTGGTACTGCCCAAAAAGTTGATACTGAAACAGGAACTTATGGAGTAGGAAAATATATTTCATCCTTTGTTGGTTTTGCACCAGCGAGTGATCCAAAAGTTAGTATATTTATATCAATTGATGAACCTTCAGCTGGTGAATATTATGCAGGAGTAATTACAACTCCTGTTGCTAGACAATTGTTCTCAGATATATTTAATTATTTGGCGATAGATGTTAAATCAACAGATGAAGAAATTAGAAAGAGTTTACTTAAAGATGTAATAGTTCCTGAAATTAGGGAGTTTAGTGTTAAGGATGGTCAACAGCTTCTTAAAGATTTGAATCTTGATTATGAAACTGTTGGAGAAGGAGAGAAGATCGTAGATATAACACCAAAGCCAGGTTATTCAGTTAAGGAAGGAACTAAGATAATTATATATAAAGGTGATTCTGCACAAATAGATCGACAGGTATTGATGCCGCATTTATATGGTTATAGTAAGCAAGGGGTTATGGAAATACTCGATAGTATTGGACTTAAATACAATATAAGTGGTGAAGGACTTCTGGTCAGTCAGAGCATTGAAGCTGGCAAAATAGTAGAAAAAGGCGATGTTGTTGATCTTATCTTTAGTGTTAGAGATCTTCATTAA
- a CDS encoding septum formation initiator family protein, producing the protein MEENRKIFNNQEEEVMFVKKRSFNIYVRRSFFYVFICFIICGAFLINGSSKVYKKQREVNVLKSQISNLTEELESLQLEILNLKGFDKVMEYAEFLGMTPPKLGDFVIVDLNKDNFDVEVKEEPDRPFLIKLYDKLTGKN; encoded by the coding sequence ATGGAAGAAAATAGAAAAATTTTTAATAATCAAGAAGAAGAGGTGATGTTTGTAAAGAAACGTTCCTTTAATATTTATGTTAGACGAAGTTTTTTTTACGTGTTTATATGTTTTATTATTTGTGGTGCTTTTCTTATTAATGGAAGTTCGAAGGTTTATAAGAAACAAAGGGAAGTTAATGTTTTGAAATCTCAAATTAGTAATCTGACGGAGGAGCTTGAAAGTTTACAACTTGAGATTTTAAATTTAAAAGGCTTTGATAAGGTTATGGAGTATGCAGAATTTTTGGGAATGACGCCACCTAAACTTGGAGATTTTGTGATTGTTGATTTGAACAAAGATAATTTTGATGTTGAAGTAAAAGAAGAACCAGATAGACCATTTCTTATTAAGCTGTATGATAAATTAACGGGAAAGAATTAA
- the rsmH gene encoding 16S rRNA (cytosine(1402)-N(4))-methyltransferase RsmH, protein MQFNHFSVMLDESIHALNIKKEGIYVDCTLGGGGHSAEILHRLHSTGRLIAIDQDQYAIDYCKQKFSNHTNINFVQDNFKNIDLILKTLEIEKVDGILMDLGVSSYQIDTDERGFSYIRNGKLDMRMNTSQTFSAYDIINEYDEEKLSHIFRVYGEEKYHKKIARKIVESRKLNKISTTHDLVKLIDDTIPRFEIKKRGHLSKKVFQALRIEVNGELEILENTIVDSVNNLKIGGRIAIITFHSLEDRIVKNTFNYLATECICPKDFPICKCEKKKEISIITRKPILPSSLEISKNSRSSSAKLRVAEKLIY, encoded by the coding sequence TTGCAGTTCAATCACTTTTCGGTAATGCTTGACGAAAGTATCCATGCTCTTAATATAAAAAAGGAAGGAATTTATGTTGATTGCACCCTTGGAGGCGGTGGACATTCAGCGGAAATTTTACATAGATTACATAGTACGGGAAGACTTATAGCGATAGATCAAGATCAGTATGCAATTGATTATTGCAAACAAAAATTTTCGAATCATACCAACATAAATTTTGTACAGGATAATTTTAAAAATATTGATCTAATACTTAAAACTCTTGAAATAGAAAAGGTCGATGGAATTTTAATGGATTTAGGTGTATCTTCATATCAAATTGATACAGATGAAAGGGGATTTAGTTATATAAGAAATGGTAAGCTCGATATGAGAATGAATACATCTCAAACTTTTTCGGCTTATGATATCATAAATGAGTATGATGAAGAAAAACTTAGTCACATATTTAGGGTTTATGGAGAAGAAAAGTATCATAAAAAAATAGCTCGTAAAATCGTTGAATCAAGAAAATTAAACAAGATATCTACAACACATGATTTAGTTAAATTAATTGACGATACTATACCAAGATTTGAAATAAAAAAGAGAGGTCATCTTTCTAAAAAAGTTTTTCAGGCACTTCGTATAGAGGTCAATGGGGAACTTGAAATATTAGAAAATACAATAGTTGATTCTGTGAATAATTTGAAAATTGGGGGACGCATTGCTATTATAACTTTCCATTCTTTAGAAGATAGGATAGTGAAAAACACGTTTAATTATTTGGCAACTGAGTGTATTTGCCCAAAAGATTTTCCTATTTGTAAATGTGAAAAGAAAAAAGAAATATCAATCATAACTAGGAAACCTATTTTGCCATCAAGCTTAGAGATTTCCAAAAATTCACGTTCATCTTCGGCCAAATTGAGGGTGGCAGAAAAATTAATTTATTAA
- the yfmH gene encoding EF-P 5-aminopentanol modification-associated protein YfmH has protein sequence MKILKNDLLKESVKSFEINGLKVYVMEKNEFSIASAYFVIKYGSNDISFKFNDEKEFKRYPLGIAHFLEHKMFDGMGDDEVFKKFSDIGADVNAYTSNNITNYYFSTINNFEKSLEYLCDMIYNLKLTTERVDKEKPIIEQELKMYDDDPYNRVYRNLLSAMYNNHPVRFDIGGDVNTIKLIEKSHLEDCYNTFYSNNNMFLVLVGNVKAEECKEMLERFIVNKFSKNIVRQKFDMFDEISKHYVEQDMKMSVPTNLIGFKDVTRSTNYVKKFIIFEMIHRMFFRATSNFYEKIYKDGIINGSYYTDYINENEYGHYLFGGDGDLFKNLPEILFDHYNNYDFSKDKIVFDRVKKAMYGNYINLFNNIDHISQLMIKLIKNNLNIFDYFDELNKVTLDDVIFEFKSIFKEVNMVYSRVV, from the coding sequence ATGAAAATTTTGAAAAATGATTTACTAAAGGAGTCTGTAAAAAGTTTTGAGATAAATGGACTTAAAGTTTATGTCATGGAAAAAAATGAATTTTCCATTGCATCAGCTTATTTTGTTATAAAGTATGGTTCAAATGATATTTCATTTAAGTTTAATGATGAAAAGGAATTTAAGAGATATCCATTGGGAATTGCTCATTTTTTGGAACATAAAATGTTTGATGGTATGGGTGATGATGAGGTATTTAAAAAATTTTCGGATATTGGTGCAGATGTTAATGCTTATACATCAAATAATATTACGAATTATTATTTTAGCACTATCAACAATTTTGAAAAGTCGCTCGAGTATCTTTGCGATATGATTTACAACTTAAAGTTAACAACTGAGAGAGTTGATAAAGAAAAGCCTATTATTGAACAGGAACTTAAAATGTATGACGATGATCCATACAATAGAGTTTATAGAAATTTACTTTCTGCAATGTATAATAATCATCCTGTTAGATTTGATATAGGCGGAGATGTTAATACAATAAAACTTATAGAAAAGAGTCACTTGGAAGATTGTTATAATACATTTTATTCAAATAATAATATGTTTTTAGTTTTGGTCGGTAATGTTAAGGCAGAAGAGTGTAAAGAGATGCTAGAGAGATTCATTGTAAACAAATTTAGTAAAAATATAGTTAGACAAAAATTTGATATGTTTGATGAAATTAGTAAGCATTATGTAGAGCAGGATATGAAAATGAGCGTGCCTACGAATCTAATAGGATTTAAAGATGTGACTAGATCTACAAATTATGTTAAGAAATTTATAATTTTTGAGATGATACATAGAATGTTTTTTAGAGCGACATCAAACTTTTATGAAAAGATTTATAAAGATGGGATAATAAACGGAAGCTATTATACAGATTATATAAACGAAAATGAGTATGGTCATTATTTATTTGGTGGTGATGGTGATTTGTTCAAAAATCTTCCAGAAATTTTGTTTGACCATTATAATAATTATGATTTTTCAAAAGATAAGATTGTTTTTGATCGAGTTAAGAAAGCTATGTACGGGAATTATATTAATTTATTTAACAACATTGATCATATTTCGCAACTTATGATTAAACTTATAAAAAATAATTTGAATATCTTTGATTATTTTGATGAATTAAATAAAGTTACACTCGATGATGTTATATTTGAATTTAAAAGTATTTTTAAAGAAGTTAACATGGTATATTCCAGAGTAGTTTAA
- the yfmF gene encoding EF-P 5-aminopentanol modification-associated protein YfmF, with protein sequence MNIKFIKNDKFKSNSISLNIPIDLDEKITDLNLIAEMIKVGSKKYDSFKKLYSKLQEMYGAQFDCYLNKYGEVAVFTIYISFLKDKYIIENISLWEDVIDFLYEIFYNTLNDGNCFKKDFLDIEKENLRSNILSIVDSKGYYAYIKCEQLSTKNEPYANHFYGSIESLDKIDEFNLYEYYENLKTLPYYFIVMGDFDEEKIKSMLSDRFGDNIQKRFSTNNNKFIETPFVEEFENHEVTQTKLVINFKTDITIFNGDYYAFFVFNCILGGGYSKLYREVRQKQSLVYYINSYYEKFKGLISIECGIDDKNLDYTKEIILKEIESMQSGEITDLEIENAKMTIRRILMSIYDRISAIHAFIAPLYIFDKYIGVDEFIDNIDKVDKGRIIEVSKRIFKSAIFSVRPCGEMNE encoded by the coding sequence ATGAACATAAAATTTATTAAAAATGATAAATTTAAGTCCAATAGCATTAGTTTGAATATCCCAATTGATTTAGATGAAAAGATTACGGATCTAAATTTGATAGCGGAAATGATTAAGGTAGGATCAAAGAAGTACGATTCATTCAAAAAACTTTATAGCAAACTTCAAGAGATGTATGGAGCCCAATTTGATTGTTATCTTAATAAATATGGAGAGGTTGCTGTATTTACAATTTACATAAGTTTTTTGAAAGATAAATATATCATAGAAAATATTTCACTTTGGGAAGATGTGATTGATTTTTTATATGAAATTTTTTATAACACTTTAAATGATGGAAATTGTTTTAAAAAGGATTTCCTCGATATAGAGAAGGAAAATCTTCGTTCAAATATTTTGAGTATTGTAGACTCAAAGGGTTATTATGCGTACATAAAATGCGAACAGTTATCTACTAAAAATGAGCCATATGCAAACCATTTTTATGGAAGTATTGAGAGTCTCGATAAAATTGATGAATTTAATCTCTATGAGTATTATGAAAATTTGAAGACTCTTCCATATTATTTTATTGTTATGGGCGATTTTGATGAAGAAAAAATAAAGAGTATGCTCAGCGATAGATTTGGAGATAATATCCAAAAAAGGTTTTCAACAAACAATAATAAATTTATAGAAACTCCTTTTGTTGAAGAATTTGAAAACCATGAAGTTACACAAACAAAGTTAGTTATAAACTTTAAAACTGATATCACGATTTTTAACGGTGATTATTATGCCTTTTTTGTGTTTAATTGTATTTTGGGTGGTGGATATTCAAAACTTTATAGAGAAGTTCGTCAGAAACAAAGTCTTGTTTATTATATAAATTCTTATTATGAAAAGTTTAAAGGTTTAATTTCAATTGAATGCGGAATTGATGATAAAAATTTGGATTATACAAAAGAAATTATTTTAAAAGAAATTGAGAGTATGCAGAGTGGAGAGATTACGGATTTAGAAATAGAAAATGCTAAAATGACAATAAGGCGTATTTTGATGTCCATTTATGATAGAATTTCTGCTATACATGCATTTATTGCACCGTTATATATTTTTGATAAATACATAGGTGTAGATGAATTTATAGACAATATAGATAAGGTTGATAAAGGGAGAATAATAGAAGTTTCAAAAAGAATATTTAAATCGGCGATATTTTCTGTTAGACCTTGTGGGGAGATGAATGAATGA